The Trichoderma atroviride chromosome 5, complete sequence genome contains a region encoding:
- a CDS encoding uncharacterized protein (antiSMASH:Cluster_5.2) — MSRFFSGMLIGNAKTTTPHSASPSLYDLFLHLPAAPHVEIVNPAPTISARFLVIFPSQAVFPHCEIRLRKAGEEFGYRGWFLMDKRKGSGSSNPKSLSALKVLATVHIPL; from the exons ATGAGCAGATTTTTCTCCGGAATGTTAAT AGGCAACGCCAAAACGACGACGCCTCATAGTGCCAGTCCTAGTCTTTACGACT TATTCCTCCATTTGCCAGCGGCCCCTCATGTCGAAATAGTTAATCCTGCTCCGACCATTTCGGCCAGGTTCCTCGTTATCTTCCCTTCCCAAG CAGTGTTTCCACATTGCGAAATTCGCCTAA gaaaagctggagaagaattCGGCTATCGCGGTTGGTTCCTGATGGATAAGCGCAAGGGTTCCGGCAGTTCAAATCCGA AATCCCTTTCTGCCTTAAAAGTGCTCGCGACTGTTCACATACCCTTATAG
- a CDS encoding uncharacterized protein (EggNog:ENOG41~antiSMASH:Cluster_5.2), producing MLTVPEKSAAIIRDTLVTFVDKITNGGKMDKDAFTPSPITELYEAVMADLKTSSLRDKIDLLNYKDHLKMSCYAAVDFATTHPLEHQVLVAHSTIFFFHADDLLDNKPDTIRNLQLNLSTGQPLGDPVLEWYVHEIMPTMWKKLHPTVASMSVTAVYDFCNGVGIEGLTAGQDVKPDAPKYPDWLRFKTGLSPMYSLLVVGCATDAQLPKGGLDKYAQVIPDVVVFTNIVNDVLSFYKEMLAEETGNYIDQRAQREQCDILTALQKVADEGVEAGERVLAALAHAPEYQDNFKAFAKGFVHFHTATPRYRLQSLCEVA from the exons ATGTTAACTGTTCCAGAG AAGTCGGCTGCCATCATTCGTGATACCCTGGTAACTTTTGTTGATAAGATCACAAATGGCGGCAAGATGGACAAAGATGCCTTCACCCCATCACCTATTACCGAGCTATACGAAGCCGTCATGGCGGATTTGAAAACATCAAGTCTTCGAGACAAAATCGATCTGCTCAACTACAAAGACCACCTCAAAATGTCGTGCTACGCGGCGGTCGACTTTGCCACGACACATCCTCTCGAGCACCAAGTCTTGGTGGCACACTCAactatcttcttcttccacgcgGACGACTTGCTCGATAACAAGCCGGATACGATACGGAACCTACAGCTCAATCTCAGCACAGGCCAGCCGCTTGGAGATCCAGTTCTCGAGTGGTACGTCCACGAGATTATGCCAACAATGTGGAAGAAGCTCCATCCTACCGTTGCTAGCATGAGCGTCACGGCTGTCTACGATTTTTGCAATGGCGTCGGTATCGAGGGGTTGACGGCTGGCCAAGACGTAAAACCTGATGCTCCCAAGTACCCAGACTGGCTGCGCTTCAAGACCGGGTTATCACCCATGTATTCGTTGTTAGTAGTTGGATGCGCCACAGATGCACAGCTCCCCAAAGGTGGCCTTGACAAATACGCGCAAGTCATCCCAGACGTCGTTGTCTTTACCAACATTGTCAACGACGTTCTCTCCTTTTACAAGGAGATGCTGGCGGAGGAGACGGGCAACTACATTGACCAGCGGGCCCAGAGGGAACAGTGCGATATCTTGACGGCCTTGCAAAAGGTGGCCGACGAGGGTGTAGAAGCTGGCGAACGTGTTCTTGCTGCGCTTGCTCATGCGCCCGAGTATCAGGACAACTTTAAGGCGTTTGCCAAGGGGTTTGTTCACTTTCACACTGCGACTCCGCGGTATCGTTTGCAGTCGCTGTGTGAGGTGGCTTGA
- a CDS encoding uncharacterized protein (EggNog:ENOG41~antiSMASH:Cluster_5.2~TransMembrane:1 (o1252-1272i)) yields the protein MSTAGTTSIFETQDKARHRPTYASFGENGLTATATAYGHLLQITQYFGNDPSGFYCVDLKDVPEPYLVTQRMEHLQSYIVHPDKGMRLEVENFNTSELWDNIPKLSFPSNRWPKFESEAVSGNFSTEIQYFIHQKAVYQTYTFTSCGESSASLPEMAFNAELLIRNLDFSNSCIWNMQEADNNSYKHRSPQRKDCILRIHEIGTEQDGGANQTAQNNGNAVVLAIWPFIGDSPQSVCPKGNTAKYKIIHGSQVLNGGKNESVTVTLVYTLHFGPSSQVERDILPPSPPMELLRKLKADAETTKTPFAKPLFPDDGYLGIALKRNLEHMLSVCCIPVRDSTEDKIPPIAITCGDMAGHRVANEASFSAFQFLLLAFRHFHEPLDINHNSHLTPNNTCHSFDCQMRSRIWKVCRGHLKWITGQMKAKAGIVESHYWATGKPIEAKYGSSLPQKSLMETPFHIIKVAEFCRITKDKNALEEMRKNLGNTKIIGNWVKTLDRENKHGLYAFPRPRKEAPIHSFYFPDHAIIWWAAKSVEYLGLGQELQIETSACAAKHKPRNMSYSSDDIRTNIIKRFTTENPVLKKRMIAISRNTIETRFLIREKEIVLFSALDQGLLDESLSPSKSNSSEKIDVWANTMACQAQHEDNQNTQWDHPLQFALAIIMSSNGIRINSKPSAEMMHHSKTILLNSSSLNGLFPGQLDGYKEPAIFMKDIMCDSYWRVTFEVPYILWKYSKASSTSEANNTGYSNISTIQASTDAQSTKPPASYITSTEFNQAFDKLFEHLNAAFFSPGLSTTNGKLAIKKSVPFKTFIDQNNIVELPDEWMYTEPKFFDFNCNLSRDCNLSEVVYGNEVLAMSKKETFHRVGNVIANAIDLLKQDNKFLNPESPIMGYIVDVPRGSPANREYTKPLIISNPKIYEYVGGKRTPELSKKRLFHFFKADLATALICYLASSEKSNISSFFDRHAAYDKYFFDDVTPETNKWVTEFHLSFYRILARDISKPTGIPLLEEINYPHPRLVDGRRISRAVISFRFDGDYFDRYWTCHFFEFNPKELSESKWEPRKVVEKHFGAISKANPWRQRRVLELLIVGSMLQEILFYSQEILEEIKKSIQNSAKGPYRGLRQQPPASALLDTFDLFTKIDNGRFVAISRLWYKFQHILQIVENDLQENLAKITLWNDRERARGHDKPRWTKSDERDYRPIISKLQANNNHKYHELQRCYVNITSFNASLSTNLDKMRGDLELRGADDIRLFTYVTVVFLPIGFATGLFSMSDTPSRHTLIIRFYAVHEELFTRLSDDPSKLFIRHSKSGFVRSGLVMELMEEFGRELFEMADSVSPWEHAYEDYSKTMNKMRTREGEDEEQDWGYTIGKYTKTIPQRMSVRFRGGNKATAETDPAAGSVLDYPTSLA from the exons ATGTCTACCGCAGGCACTACCTCGATTTTCGAAACTCAGGACAAAGCTCGCCACCGACCGACTTACGCCTCTTTTGGGGAAAATGGTCTTACAGCGACGGCCACCGCTTATGGACATTTACTCCAAATAACTCAATATTTTGGAAACGACCCATCTGGGTTCTATTGTGTTGACCTAAAAGATGTTCCCGAACCATATTTGGTTACACAGCGCATGGAACACCTCCAAAGTTACATTGTTCACCCTGATAAAGGGATGCGACTGGAGGTTGAGAATTTTAATACGTCGGAACTATGGGATAATATTCCAAAGTTAAGCTTTCCCAGCAACCGTTGGCCAAAATTTGAATCCGAAGCTGTATCTGGAAACTTCAGTACCGAAATCCAATACTTCATTCATCAAAAGGCTGTGTATCAGACATACACATTTACCTCTTGCGGCGAATCGTCAGCTTCATTACCGGAAATGGCTTTCAACGCTGAATTACTTATTCGAAACCTCGATTTTTCGAATAGCTGTATCTGGAATATGCAGGAAGCTGACAATAATTCCTATAAGCACCGCTCGCCTCAGAGAAAAGATTGTATACTCAGAATACATGAAATTGGAACAGAACAAGATGGCGGTGCCAATCAGACAGCGCAGAACAATGGTAATGCCGTCGTTTTGGCTATATGGCCGTTCATAGGCGACTCCCCTCAGAGTGTTTGCCCTAAGGGAAATACCGCTAAATACAAAATAATCCATGGAAGCCAGGTGTTGAACGGCGGTAAGAACGAGTCTGTGACGGTAACTTTGGTCTACACGCTACATTTTGGCCCTTCTTCCCAAGTGGAGAGGGACATTTTACCACCCAGCCCTCCTATGGAACTTTTACGAAAACTGAAAGCAGACGCTGAAACCACTAAAACTCCATTCGCAAAACCGCTCTTTCCCGACGATGGGTACCTTGGCATTGCATTAAAGAGAAATTTGGAACATATGCTATCTGTCTGTTGCATCCCTGTTAGGGACAGTACTGAGGATAAAATTCCGCCGATTGCAATTACATGTGGTGATATGGCTGGTCATAGAGTTGCAAACGAGGCAAGCTT TTCTGCTTTTCAATTCTTGCTTCTAGCATTTCGCCATTTCCATGAGCCACTCGACATCAACCACAATTCTCACTTGACGCCGAATAATACTTGTCACAGCTTTGACTGTCAGATGCGTTCCCGCATCTGGAAAGTATGTCGAGGGCATTTGAAGTGGATAACTGGCCAGATGAAAGCAAAGGCTGGCATTGTTGAATCCCATTACTGGGCTACTGGTAAACCAATAGAGGCTAAATATGGCTCGTCACTGCCTCAGAAGTCTCTCATGGAAACTCCATTCCATATCATTAAAGTCGCAGAATTCTGTCGAATaaccaaagacaaaaacgCACTCGAAGAAATGCGAAAAAACTTAGGGAATACTAAGATTATCGGAAATTGGGTCAAAACACTTGATAGGGAAAATAAGCATGGCTTGTATGCGTTTCCCCGACCTAGAAAAGAAGCTCCGATACATTCGTTCTATTTCCCTGATCATGCTATTATTTGGTGGGCTGCCAAATCAGTGGAAtatcttggccttggtcaGGAGCTCCAGATCGAAACAAGCGCATGTGCTGCTAAACACAAACCGCGCAACATGAGCTACTCATCGGACGATATACGAACTAATATTATCAAAAGATTTACTACAGAGAATCCTGTCTTGAAAAAACGCATGATAGCCATTTCGCGCAACACAATCGAGACTAGATTCTTGATCCGAGAGAAAGAAATTGTGCTGTTTTCTGCTCTAGATCAGGGCTTACTTGATGAGTCTCTCTCGCCGTCGAAGTCTAACAGTTCAGAAAAGATTGATGTTTGGGCGAATACTATGGCTTGTCAAGCACAGCACGAAGATAACCAAAACACCCAATGGGACCATCCGCTTCAGTTTGCCCTTGCAATAATAATGTCTTCAAATGGCATCCGTATAAACTCAAAGCCTTCAGCGGAAATGATGCATCATTCAAAAACAATCCTACTCAACAGTTCCTCACTCAATGGTCTTTTTCCAGGACAGCTCGATGGATATAAAGAGCCCGCTATCTTTATGAAGGACATCATGTGTGATTCTTATTGGCGCGTTACATTTGAAGTGCCATACATTTTATGGAAATATTCGAAGGCGTCATCAACAAGTGAAGCTAACAACACTGGCTATTCAAACATTTCTACTATACAAGCCTCTACAGACGCCCAATCTACAAAACCACCAGCTTCATATATAACCTCCACGGAGTTTAACCAAGCATTTGATAAACTTTTCGAGCATCTGAATGCTGCTTTCTTTAGCCCTGGGCTATCTACCACCAATGGAAAGCTGGCTATAAAGAAGAGCGTTCCCTTCAAGACTTTCATTGATCAGAACAATATTGTTGAGCTCCCAGACGAATGGATGTACACTGAGCCTAAATTCTTCGACTTCAATTGCAACTTATCAAGAGATTGCAACTTGAGTGAAGTTGTTTATGGTAATGAAGTCTTGGCAATGTCCAAAAAAGAGACATTCCACAGAGTTGGGAATGTCATTGCAAATGCAATCGACCTGCTTAAGCAAGACAACAAGTTTCTAAACCCAGAGAGTCCAATCATGGGCTACATTGTTGACGTGCCAAGAGGTAGCCCTGCCAATAGGGAGTACACAAAACCTTTGATCATTTCTAATCCCAAGATTTACGAGTATGTTGGTGGAAAGCGAACACCTGAGCTCTCTAAAAAGAGACTGTTTCACTTTTTTAAAGCGGACTTGGCGACTGCACTAATTTGTTACCTTGCCTCGTCTGAAAAATCTAATATTTCATCCTTCTTTGACAGGCACGCGGCATATGATAAATATTTCTTCGACGACGTTACGCCTGAAACAAACAAATGGGTAACTGAGTTTCATTTATCGTTTTATAGGATTCTTGCTCGCGACATTTCCAAGCCTACTGGAATACCCCTATTAGAGGAAATTAACTACCCGCATCCTCGTTTAGTAGATGGGAGACGGATCAGTCGAGCTGTGATCAGTTTCAGATTCGATGGCGACTACTTTGATCGCTATTGGACGTGCCACTTCTTTGAATTCAACCCAAAAGAGTTGTCTGAGTCAAAATGGGAGCCGCGTAAGGTAGTAGAAAAGCACTTCGGCGCCATCTCGAAAGCGAATCCATGGAGACAGCGGCGGGTACTGGAACTCCTCATCGTTGGTTCTATGCTACAGgaaatactattttactcGCAAGAAATTCTCGAAGAGATTAAAAAAAGCATACAAAATAGCGCCAAAGGCCCCTACAGGGGCCTTCGTCAACAGCCACCTGCATCCGCACTTCTGGATACATTCGACCTTTTTACAAAAATAGACAATGGGAGATTCGTTGCCATCAGTCGACTATGGTATAAGTTTCAGCATATTCTTCAGATAGTTGAAAACGATCTCCAGGAGAATCTCGCAAAGATAACACTTTGGAACGATCGAGAAAGAGCACGGGGACATGACAAGCCTCGATGGACTAAGAGCGATGAACGCGATTACAGACCCATCATTTCTAAGCTACAGGCTAATAATAATCATAAGTATCATGAACTGCAGAGGTGCTACGTCAATATCACCTCTTTCAATGCATCTCTTTCAACGAATCTGGATAAAATGCGTGGCGATCTAGAACTTCGTGGTGCAGATGATATTCGTCTGTTTACGTATGTCACCGTCGTCTTTCTTCCAATCGGCTTTGCTACTGGTCTGTTCAGTATGAGCGATACGCCCTCTAGGCACACGTTAATCA TCCGATTCTACGCAGTTCACGAAGAACTCTTTACTCGTCTGTCGGACGACCCCTCAAAATTATTTATTCGGCACTCAAAATCCGGTTTCGTCC GTTCGGGCTTGGTAATGGAATTGATGGAAGAGTTTGGCAGAGAACTATTTGAAATGGCGGATAGTGTCTCGCCTTGGGAACATGCTTACGAAGACTATTCAAAAACCATGAACAAGATGCGGACAagggaaggagaagatgaagagcaggaTTGGGGATACACTATCGGAAAATATACCAAAACTATCCCGCAACGAATGAGCGTTCGATTCAGAGGTGGTAACAAAGCGACTGCTGAGACGGATCCGGCTGCAGGTAGTGTACTAGATTATCCAACTAGTCTGGCCTGA
- a CDS encoding uncharacterized protein (EggNog:ENOG41~TransMembrane:1 (o497-518i)~antiSMASH:Cluster_5.2): MPTLLTSISKEYKHRRSHEKSRKGCLRCKKQRKKCDEVLPVCTRCKKRNHECQYTFQDERFRPKSKHISPDPDLLAPEIPGLGYLSLIEASPKSFEARSDDACSSVSGFTSASPYLASRVPEGPRLSHTLNSEELELLSHYITHTSRVIPYNSEDLYALHVGIPNLAFGSRPVMESILALSAVCKCYDILKHSSAPLERLDEIQRLLALADQHHRTSLHQLQGAIYDDLCDTVLANAALMVLYALSDHTVRVLLAKKAKRTGEILSNDLLPMQSQWITSIRAASVAYIGLLNSTYDDAGDELLSPTLTVEQDGSSCSTNLPGDDVYFPEDGPSEETKQLLLPIVSATYSAALEKLDARAQAVCMEENNLFAHDPNVHNSDLQVCLASLKLLEQLFAKVFSPCQSRPEPPQSLYATSGFSQCGKLDKASPWLRNYMASATSARPSNLLRRIIMSFVNKVPFEFLQLVQSALDYMPVAVNQANSNSPQQVVPLTAAQRLAMNIFAHWLVLVMLLDGVWWIGSIGQWELGRILSFAETQDLTLGSTEADGTWWPESMYAVQKAIAERIE; encoded by the exons ATGCCCACGCTTCTCACTAGTATTTCGAAAGAATACAAGCACCGCCGTTCACATGAAAAGTCCAGAAAGGGTTGCTTGAGATGCAAGAAACAGAGAAAGAAG TGCGACGAAGTACTTCCTGTTTGCACACGTTGCAAGAAGCGGAATCACGAGTGTCAATATACCTTCCAAGACGAGCGCTTCAGGCCCAAATCAAAACACATCAGCCCTGACCCGGACTTGCTTGCCCCAGAAATCCCGGGTCTGGGATACTTGAGTCTCATCGAAGCCAGCCCAAAGAGCTTCGAAGCACGCTCCGACGATGCTTGTTCCAGTGTTTCGGGCTTCACTTCCGCATCGCCATACCTTGCTTCAAGAGTTCCGGAAGGGCCGCGGCTATCTCACACTCTCAACTCTGAGGAGCTTGAGTTGTTAAGTCACTACATCACCCATACCAGCCGCGTGATCCCCTATAATTCAGAAGATCTATACGCTCTCCATGTCGGCATTCCGAATCTTGCCTTTGGCAGTAGGCCTGTTATGGAGTCCATATTGGCTTTATCGGCTGTGTGTAAGTGCTACGACATTTTAAAGCACTCGTCGGCGCCTCTGGAGAGATTGGACGAGATACAAAGGCTGCTTGCCCTAGCAGATCAACATCACAGAACGTCACTTCACCAGCTACAGGGCGCTATATATGACGATCTCTGTGATACAGTCTTGGCTAATGCTGCGCTGATGGTGCTGTATGCATTGTCCGATCACACTGTGCGGGTGTTGCTAGCTAAGAAAGCCAAGCGAACCGGGGAAATATTATCAAACGACTTGTTGCCAATGCAGTCACAGTGGATAACTTCAATACGTGCTGCCTCTGTAGCGTATATCGGGCTACTGAACAGCACATACGATGACGCAGGAGACGAATTGCTCAGCCCGACTTTGACTGTGGAACAGGATGGTTCCTCTTGTTCAACCAACTTGCCTGGCGATGATGTTTATTTCCCCGAAGACGGCCCTTCAGAGGAGACGAAGCAATTACTACTCCCAATAGTGTCTGCTACATACAGCGCCGCCTTGGAAAAACTCGACGCTCGAGCGCAGGCCGTCTGCATGGAAGAAAACAACTTATTCGCTCACGATCCAAATGTTCATAATTCCGATCTACAAGTCTGCCTTGCATCTCTCAAGCTTCTAGAGCAACTTTTCGCAAAGGTCTTCTCTCCCTGCCAGTCAAGACCAGAACCACCACAATCATTGTATGCTACATCGGGTTTCTCTCAGTGTGGCAAACTGGACAAAGCCTCTCCATGGTTGAGGAACTATATGGCTTCCGCGACATCCGCCAGGCCATCTAACCTACTGCGACGAATCATCATGTCTTTTGTGAACAAGGTGCCGTTTGAGTTTCTCCAGCTCGTTCAATCAGCCCTGGATTACATGCCAGTGGCGGTAAATCAAGCCAACTCCAATTCTCCCCAGCAAGTTGTACCACTTACTGCAGCGCAGCGGCTGGCTATGAATATCTTTGCCCACTGGCTCGTTCTTGTCATGCTGTTAGATGGCGTGTGGTGGATTGGTAGCATTGGGCAATGGGAGCTGGGACGGATACTGTCATTTGCAGAAACCCAAGATTTGACTCTGGGATCTACAGAGGCGGATGGGACTTGGTGGCCGGAAAGCATGTATGCGGTTCAGAAAGCAATCGCCGAACGTATAGAGTAA
- a CDS encoding uncharacterized protein (EggNog:ENOG41~SECRETED:SignalP(1-18)), giving the protein MRGLFFISTLGSLASGFAMPNFPVKGHEWIPAGPQDSRSPCPGINVLANHGYLPRNGKNIDLPTLQNAVAAAYNYAPNTFDDVFAQVQAMQLSTTGNISTFNLADVTKHGYMEFDGSLSRNDFYFGDAQHFDPKIWATMVERLALNKVTKDPMSKYVTIETAAKARAARVADAMKANPTFNASALEVQGSPGTTALYLTTLWDDSVGAAPKEWIKMFFEFERLPFTKPKTQKTNTDIGNMFAKVQAVQV; this is encoded by the exons ATGCGTGGCTTATTTTTCATCTCGACTCTGGGAAGCTTAGCCTCCGGCTTTGCCATGCCCAACTTCCCCGTCAAGGGCCATGAATGGATTCCAGCAGGACCGCAAGATA GTCGATCTCCTTGCCCCGGCATCAACGTCCTTGCTAACCACGGCTACCTTCCACGCAATGGCAAGAACATCGACCTGCCAACTCTTCAAAACGCCGTCGCAGCCGCATACAACTACGCCCCCAACACTTTTGACGACGTCTTTGCGCAGGTTCAAGCCATGCAGCTCTCAACCACGGGGAACATTTCCACCTTCAATCTCGCCGACGTGACCAAGCATGGTTACATGGAGTTTGACGGATCGTTGTCGCGCAATGACTTTTACTTTGGAGATGCCCAGCACTTTGATCCCAAGATTTGGGCCACCATGGTAGAGAGATTGGCTTTGAACAAGGTCACGAAGGACCCCATGTCAAAGTATGTCACTATTGAAACAGCGGCCAAGGCGAGGGCTGCGCGCGTTGCAGACGCCATGAAGGCCAACCCGACCTTCAATGCTTCGGCTCTTGAGGTTCAGGGCAGCCCCGGCACGACGGCTCTGTATTTGACAACGCTGTGGGATGATTCTGTAGGAGCTGCTCCCAAGGAATGGATCAAGATGTTCTTTG AATTCGAACGCCTCCCTTTTACTAAGCCCAAGACCCAGAAGACAAATACGGATATCGGAAACATGTTTGCAAAGGTTCAGGCCGTGCAAGTGTAA
- a CDS encoding uncharacterized protein (EggNog:ENOG41), with protein MASVVPRNTYHTYKRDMQRLLYWIIHASNTILQSSAAAEPGSDEHQNSQNVTGQVTVKELVAMAKTISKHATRVPGAIYRKLQSVIRARTTVYEAFQQLAGLDTKPDPEMEESNVGHKYFIDALQEVFEVLGGPAWARDQPSETGSQGSRANAGKEAELDAELDAEVEKANFSNKFAALGLGNSAYDGPDTAAADSSDGEESDEPKAATAVHQRRQARPGRGKKKKGGKRAKKSKQAAKPEPATLDQVPLESYRIIEDSDGIVTDYLLAVYALFEESIDLRLYISGVWHDVAYKGLNGAVAATLADLATAMVKRAEAAIMIEFPGHESYETVMRTITRGNIEKAMSNFSMSLHRVSNGDGRTEKMEEANLDVKEQFLIYAYQDLVDFVTDFQTTRSGKPTKRMLEQIDKWNPTLDLRRATKEQRLRWRRSYTINWLYDLVNVYSSIVVQRNTMRGEHHVYEKVDWAADGQWREHVRLYGINEFAGIVTSLAMQKPGTDVKKRISPSLVFQLQCIVDSLMVSRGWSISSFRGHVLEPPKSGFRPRRDVDLFLDRENQRSGKGYLQGTDVLKELLERDSMLHGDPSRHQGQIAVLEGLLWDFRDWLGESKYMSGLQTLPPSRFSNSNPNGLWEYSPFLCGVGLAEGLELGYRFGQLLWDQIPEPMLIVHLHNMLVQKKYLDRPIGLFASLGETFRAAFFADGRPPTSDFPQALSNRVDKTGTRSAQRQRARRRGQANSLHAMLDVTANSFFSQKSNLLLYRESGWNLDRIPNEDLGRQTLLLNLRSDAESSRQRSADMGGPHPLRLESDNDPMPVLPRRPRLEGLSRRELLEAIRVDIYSDICGPFPYSSLNFPWVTARIMMLFMTFEDQLKKLHNPTYNQIYLANSGRNPEKRVFLVVAALAETDEECLRTMARVMEEQRGGWMDHIYWEDLDVSLDQLRGQGKSGRANVMAADACSIM; from the exons ATGGCATCCGTCGTGCCTCGAAACACGTACCATACGTACAAACGGGACATGCAGCGGCTCTTATACTGGATAATCCATGCTTCCAACACAATCCTCCAGTCGTCGGCTGCCGCTGAGCCAGGCAGTGACGAGCATCAGAACAGCCAAAATGTGACAGGCCAAGTGACGGTCAAGGAGCTTGTAGCAATGGCCAAGACGATTTCCAAGCATGCTACCCGCGTCCCAGGCGCCATCTACCGCAAGCTGCAGTCGGTTATACGCGCCAGGACAACTGTATACGAGGCCTTTCAGCAGCTCGCAGGCTTGGATACGAAGCCTGACccagagatggaggagagcaaTGTAGGTCACAAGTACTTCATTGATGCTCTGCAGGAGGTCTTTGAGGTTCTCGGTGGCCCTGCTTGGGCGCGGGATCAGCCGAGTGAGACTGGGAGCCAGGGTTCCCGGGCCAATgctggaaaagaagctgaacTCGATGCCGAACTCGACGCCGAGGTTGAAAAGGCCAACTTTTCCAACAAATTTGCAGCACTTGGTCTTGGAAACTCTGCGTATGACGGGCCTGATACAGCTGCCGCAGACTCTAGTGACGGCGAGGAATCCGATGAGCCAAAGGCAGCTACCGCCGtgcaccagcgccgccaagctcggccagggagaggcaagaagaagaagggcggcAAGCGAgccaaaaagagcaaacaagCAGCCAAGCCTGAGCCCGCGACGTTGGATCAGGTTCCGCTCGAAAGCTACCGCATCATTGAAGATTCGGACGGCATCGTCACCGATTATCTCCTGGCTGTCTATGCCCTCTTCGAGGAAAGTATCGACTTGCGACTATACATTAGCGGCGTGTGGCATGATGTTGCGTACAAAGGCCTCAACGGCGCCGTAGCCGCTACCCTAGCAGACCTGGCCACGGCCATGGTCAAGCGGGCTGAGGCGGCTATCATGATCGAATTTCCCGGCCACGAGTCGTACGAGACGGTGATGCGGACCATTACACGTGGCAATATAGAGAAGGCAATGAGCAATTTCTCAATGTCGCTTCACAGGGTCTCGAATGGGGATGGGCGGacagagaagatggaagaggccAATCTGGATGTCAAGGAACAGTTCCTCATCTACGCATATCAGGATCTCGTAGACTTCGTGACCGATTTCCAGACCACTCGCAGCGGTAAGCCGACCAAGCGCATGCTTGAGCAGATAGACAAGTGGAATCCAACCCTGGATCTTCGGCGCGCCACCAAGGAGCAGAGACTGCGCTGGCGTCGATCCTATACCATCAACTGGCTTTACGACCTGGTCAACGTCTACTCCAGCATTGTTGTCCAGCGCAACACGATGAGAGGGGAACACCATGTGTACGAAAAGGTCGACTGGGCCGCCGATGGTCAGTGGCGTGAGCATGTGCGACTCTATGGCATCAACGAGTTTGCCGGCATTGTGAC CTCTCTTGCCATGCAAAAACCCGGAACCGATGTCAAAAAGCGTATCAGCCCAAGCTTGGTGTTCCAACTGCAGTGTATAGTCGACTCTCTGATGGTCTCACGGGGTTGGTccatcagcagcttcagggGGCATGTGTTGGAGCCACCAAAGAGTGGGTTCCGGCCGAGACGAGACGTCGACCTGTTTCTGGATCGTGAAAACCAGAGATCTGGCAAGGGCTATTTACAGGGCACCGATGTCCTGAAAGAGCTACTGGAGCGAGACAGCATGCTGCACGGCGACCCCAGCCGACACCAGGGACAAATTGCCGTACTTGAAGGCCTGCTGTGGGACTTCCGAGATTGGCTAGGAGAATCCAAGTACATGTCTGGGCTGCAAACGCTGCCACCCTCTCGCTTTTCCAATAGCAACCCTAATGGCCTCTGGGAATATTCGCCGTTCCTCTGCGGCGTCGGATTGGCCGAAGGTTTGGAGCTTGGTTACCGTTTCGGCCAACTGCTCTGGGATCAGATACCCGAGCCAATGCTCATAGTCCACCTACACAACATGCTCGTACAGAAGAAATATCTCGACCGGCCTATTGGACTGTTTGCTAGTCTGGGGGAGACCTTCCGAgctgccttcttcgccgaTGGCCGGCCCCCTACCTCAGACTTTCCCCAGGCTCTTAGCAACAGAGTTGACAAGACGGGTACCCGTTCGGCACAGCGCCAACGAGCCAGACGCAGGGGGCAAGCTAACTCGTTACACGCCATGCTGGATGTGACCGCGAACAGTTTCTTCAGTCAAAAATCCAATCTCTTATTGTACCGCGAATCTGGATGGAACCTCGACCGTATCCCCAATGAGGATCTCGGCAGGCAAACCCTGCTGCTCAATTTGCGCTCAGATGCCGAATCTTCCAGACAACGCTCCGCTGACATGGGTGGGCCCCATCCACTCCGCCTAGAGTCCGACAATGACCCCATGCCAGTGCTACCCAGGCGTCCAAGACTAGAAGGTCTGTCACGGCGAGAGTTGCTCGAGGCCATCCGAGTAGACATCTACTCGGATATCTGCGGCCCTTTTCCTTATTCAAGTCTCAACTTCCCCTGGGTAACGGCGCGCATAATGATGCTGTTCATGACGTTTGAAGACCAGCTAAAGAAACTTCACAACCCCACGTATAACCAGATCTACCTTGCGAATAGCGGGCGCAATCCTGAGAAGCGAGTCTTCTTGGTGGTTGCGGCGTTGGCTGAGACCGATGAAGAGTGTCTGCGAACCATGGCTAGAGTTATGGAAGAACAGAGAGGAGGCTGGATGGACCACATTTACTGGGAGGACCTTGACGTCTCCTTGGATCAACTTCGCGGCCAAGGGAAGAGTGGTAGAGCTAACGTAATGGCGGCAGATGCATGTAGTATTATGTAA